One part of the Lotus japonicus ecotype B-129 chromosome 2, LjGifu_v1.2 genome encodes these proteins:
- the LOC130737662 gene encoding uncharacterized protein LOC130737662, producing MSGRGSGRGWGRGRGGMYVPPKPFVLYPEEVNCPGKIDINDDYMKNLLSWSSKFQRYWKASPYLLEERTLKGESRKMHIERYSDRKRTMFTRDSLSQVLMFDNFPKELTQGTSKRMASRKNFQWNPEANLEKKLDFFEQKEKRNQGREDEDEDEDEKKDDEDEKKDDEDEDENEESDDDFGGDDYNQGEYRDDDEDDYNEVDEGEDIF from the exons ATGTCAGGCAGAGGAAGTGGAAGAGGATGGGGAAGAGGACGAGGGGGAATGTATGTCCCTCCAAAGCCATTCGTACTTTATCCCGAG GAAGTTAATTGTCCTGGTAAAATCGATATAAATGATGATTATATGAAAAACTTGCTTAGCTGGAGTTCTAAGTTTCAAAGGTATTGGAAAGCCTCTCCTTATCTTCTGGAGGAGAGAACGTTGAAGGGTG AGAGCAGAAAAATGCACATAGAAAGATATTCTGACAGGAAGAGGACCATGTTTACTCGTGATTCTCTGTCGCAGGTTTTAATGTTCGACAATTTTCCTAAGGAATTGACACAAG GTACATCGAAGCGGATGGCAAGCCGAAAAAATTTTCAATGGAACCCAGAGGCAAATTTAG AGAAGAAGCTAGATTTCTTCGAACAAAAAGAGAAAAGGAACCAG GGCcgagaggatgaagatgaagatgaagatgaaaagaaagatgatgaagatgaaaagaaagatgatgaagatgaagatgaaaatgaagagAGCGATGACGATTTCGGTGGTGATGATTACAATCAG GGTGAATATCGTGATGACGATGAAGATGATTATAATGAAGTGGATGAGGGGGAAG ATATCTTCTAG
- the LOC130737663 gene encoding probable NAD(P)H dehydrogenase subunit CRR3, chloroplastic: protein MYCLSIKKPIVASSTLPPKPDSSSSPPQQINPNPPKPPSSAAGKPPISSLPRNRLRRRLPQPSVIRMERIVGTGSFRDGEPEPRDSDVRKTIFDLFLGQAFEGPVEKKLRETGEWVAANSEARLRSAGKGTLMFMFVWMLPIWAILLILATGTIKLPFSSPFLDEILL, encoded by the exons ATGTATTGCTTATCAATAAAGAAACCCATTGTTGCCAGTTCCACTCTTCCCCCTAAACccgattcttcttcttctcctccgcAACAAATCAACCCCAATCCCCCAAAACCACCTTCTTCCGCCGCCGGAAAACCCCCAATTTCCTCTTTACCGCGAAACAGGCTCCGCCGTCGACTGCCACAACCCTCCGTCATCCGAATGGAACGCATCGTCGGCACCGGAAGCTTCCGAGACGGCGAACCCGAGCCCAG AGATTCAGACGTAAGGAAGACTATTTTTGACTTGTTCTTGGGGCAAGCATTTGAAGGGCCGGTTGAGAAGAAGCTGAGAGAAACAGGAGAGTGGGTGGCTGCCAATAGCGAGGCCAGATTGCGTTCCGCTG GAAAAGGGACTCTAATGTTCATGTTTGTGTGGATGCTACCAATTTGGGCTATATTACTCATATTAGCTACTGGAACCATCAAGTTACCATTCAGTAGCCCTTTTCTTGATGAGATCCTCTTGTGA
- the LOC130737664 gene encoding splicing factor Cactin-like isoform X1, translated as MERKRRTNRRSGVAEDEILKKAMRVVKKLKTKSGYSNDSNPFGDSNLNDKFLWLKKVERDLSLGVAFSIKGEKERQRVRKMEIEKQKKRKQHKAMEKAQHEEQMALLARARARAEFQDWEQKEQDFDFHQSKVRSEIRLREGRARPIDVLAQHLNGSDDFDIKIPYMIFKGLTVKELNELRDDIKMHLDFDRATPTHVKYWEALHVVCDWELGEARRTAAAQERGLHSSVEPDVKSLLLGRSLAELDALQIHIDSEMRTGRAKVVEYWEAILKHLHIYKAKACLQEIHAKMRRKHLQLSQDKLTTAIPEEVEDEAGPLSPQLLHVDHNEDEEAIDPEQDRAILERKHLLVLQQCQTRIAAPSDDHFEMKAIKVMGPMEDGDALFGSAAQVNLDSQVYWGHDKDRPRKPKYFNRVHTGYEWNKYNRTHYDHDNPPPKIVQGYKFNIFYPDLVDNGKAPTYSIEKDGSSNGETCIIKFHAGPPYEDLSFRIVNHEWEFSQKKGFKVTFEHGIFHLYFNFKRYSYRR; from the coding sequence ATGGAACGCAAACGTAGAACTAATCGTCGGTCAGGTGTGGCGGAAGATGAGATACTGAAGAAGGCAATGAGAGTGGTGAAAAAACTGAAGACGAAGTCCGGTTATTCCAACGACTCAAATCCATTTGGTGACTCTAATCTGAATGACAAGTTTCTTTGGCTGAAGAAAGTTGAGCGCGACCTTTCTCTAGGTGTTGCTTTTTCTATTAAGGGAGAGAAGGAGAGACAAAGAGTTAGAAAGATGGAAAttgaaaaacagaaaaagagaaaacaacACAAGGCAATGGAGAAAGCACAACATGAAGAACAAATGGCATTGCTAGCCAGAGCACGTGCTCGAGCTGAGTTCCAAGACTGGGAACAAAAGGAACAGGACTTTGATTTTCATCAAAGCAAAGTGAGGTCAGAGATTAGATTGCGTGAAGGGCGTGCCAGGCCAATCGACGTCCTAGCCCAGCACCTCAATGGCTCTGATGATTTCGATATCAAAATACCATATATGATCTTCAAGGGTTTGACTGTGAAAGAATTGAATGAGCTTCGTGATGACATCAAAATGCATCTGGATTTTGACAGGGCAACACCCACCCATGTAAAATATTGGGAGGCTCTCCATGTGGTATGTGATTGGGAGCTAGGTGAAGCCAGAAGAACCGCTGCTGCACAAGAAAGGGGTCTGCATTCCAGTGTTGAGCCAGATGTGAAGAGCCTTTTGCTGGGGAGGTCACTTGCAGAGTTGGATGCTTTACAGATTCATATTGACTCAGAGATGCGTACTGGTAGAGCAAAGGTGGTTGAGTACTGGGAAGCCATTTTAAAACATCTCCACATATACAAGGCCAAGGCTTGTTTACAAGAAATTCATGCTAAAATGCGGCGTAAGCATTTGCAACTAAGTCAAGATAAATTGACCACCGCGATACCTGAAGAAGTTGAAGATGAGGCTGGACCATTGTCACCACAATTGTTGCATGTTGACCACAATGAGGATGAGGAAGCTATTGACCCTGAACAGGACAGGGCTATACTGGAGCGGAAACATTTGCTTGTATTACAACAGTGCCAAACTCGAATTGCAGCTCCATCTGATGATCATTTTGAGATGAAGGCCATAAAAGTTATGGGACCTATGGAAGATGGAGATGCACTGTTTGGATCTGCTGCTCAAGTTAATCTAGATTCACAGGTTTATTGGGGGCATGACAAAGACAGGCCTAGGAAGCCCAAGTACTTCAACCGTGTTCACACTGGATATGAGTGGAATAAATATAATCGGACTCACTATGACCATGACAACCCGCCTCCAAAGATTGTGCAGGGTTACAAATTCAACATTTTTTATCCTGATCTTGTTGATAATGGAAAAGCCCCGACATATTCTATTGAGAAAGATGGCAGCAGCAATGGGGAGACCTGCATCATAAAATTCCATGCAGGTCCGCCATATGAGGACTTATCTTTTCGCATTGTAAACCACGAATGGGAGTTCTCTCAGAAGAAAGGTTTCAAGGTCACATTCGAACATGGAATCTTCCATCTCTACTTCAACTTCAAACGTTACAGCTACCGCAGATAG